The following coding sequences are from one Nicotiana tabacum cultivar K326 chromosome 1, ASM71507v2, whole genome shotgun sequence window:
- the LOC142164118 gene encoding uncharacterized protein LOC142164118, which yields MYYDCRYILPCEAAWRIFKFPIHHREPSVERLSFHLPNEQTIIFSDDDPIDDVANRLSVKESQFLSWFEENKIYEEARELTYAEFPLKFVWNKKVKKWGKRRNSAFSKGRIFFVLHGSEEQYYLLMLLNVIKGPKCYEDLHKINNHEHLTFRDACYALGLLDDDKEYVDVIKEASNWGMPSYLRQLFAMLLLSNSMSRPECVWEAT from the coding sequence ATGTATTATGATTGTCGATACATATTACCGTGTGAAGCTGCTTGGAGAATTTTTAAATTTCCAATTCACCATAGAGAACCTTCGGTAGAAAGACTTTCCTTTCATCTACCAAATGAACAAACAATTATTTTCTCTGATGATGATCCAATTGATGATGTTGCCAATAGACTAAGTGTAAAGGAATCACAATTTTTAAGCtggtttgaagaaaataaaatatatgaaGAAGCAAGAGAATTAACTTATGCAGAATTTCCTCTTAAGTTTGTGtggaataaaaaagtaaaaaagtgggGAAAAAGAAGAAATTCTGCATTTTCAAAAGGGAGAATATTCTTTGTACTGCATGGAAGTGAAGAGCAATATTACCTTCTAATGTTGTTGAATGTCATTAAAGGACCTAAGTGCTATGAGGATTTACACAAAATCAACAATCATGAACATCTAACTTTTAGAGATGCATGTTATGCACTGGGTTTATTAGATGATGATAAAGAATATGTGGATGTCATAAAGGAGGCAAGTAACTGGGGAATGCCATCATATCTTAGGCAGTTATTTGCTATGTTACTATTATCAAATTCAATGTCAAGACCAGAATGTGTTTGGGAGGCAACATGA